Proteins encoded within one genomic window of Candidatus Nezhaarchaeota archaeon:
- the ppcA gene encoding phosphoenolpyruvate carboxylase, which yields MRIKGLPRAMATQHPDSASKAFSSQEEVDEALRDFSPAERGGFECDEKMVDFEGKLTAYGQMKWIIEKVTSVLDLVPGDDFLVTPRIPSEKLEDAERQMMVIWAAVAANKFSYESSAKQAIKYLIAPMVEDSRELLITYRRMQKILKLGQEELGLPSTCVMRLIPLFEDVVKMLHCDEIIEGYRRLLLKELGEYEDHFRVFLGKSDAAMTYGHVASLLAMKIALSKLERWRKEVHVEVRPIIGVGLLPFRGHLAPWNVRNFVEEYKGYYTVTIQSGLRYDIPHEESVKVIRYVKSESGSSPVVYDAQEEKELVDAIKVFARSYFEVMLEMATTICLIADIIPERRDRVPRESYSRSVVGPLKLIADRMLYEKLPTREVKLPRAIKFTAACYMLGVPPAILGTGRALRALRLEKGEGFVEELTKKYIKGLRDDMAFEFNFLNLDVAKERLSPSTFTKIVEDVEEISRYLEVNQGDVDERGLQHSLLVKMFWEKIGRQEAAEYALKAGVIRGSLG from the coding sequence TTGAGGATCAAGGGATTGCCACGAGCAATGGCAACTCAGCATCCTGACTCAGCATCAAAAGCATTTTCCTCGCAAGAAGAGGTAGACGAAGCACTACGCGATTTCTCACCAGCTGAGAGGGGAGGGTTTGAGTGCGACGAGAAGATGGTAGACTTTGAGGGGAAGCTGACGGCCTATGGGCAAATGAAGTGGATAATAGAGAAGGTCACTTCAGTTCTAGACCTTGTCCCAGGCGATGACTTCTTAGTAACTCCAAGAATACCATCCGAGAAGTTAGAAGATGCTGAGAGACAAATGATGGTTATATGGGCAGCTGTAGCGGCAAATAAGTTTTCGTATGAGAGCTCAGCTAAGCAGGCTATCAAGTACCTCATAGCTCCCATGGTTGAGGACTCTCGAGAGCTGCTAATAACGTATAGGAGGATGCAAAAAATATTGAAGTTGGGACAGGAGGAGCTTGGCTTACCATCAACATGCGTTATGAGGTTGATACCTTTATTCGAAGATGTCGTGAAGATGCTACATTGCGATGAAATAATTGAGGGTTACAGAAGGCTCTTACTGAAAGAGTTGGGTGAGTACGAAGATCATTTTAGAGTCTTTCTTGGCAAGTCCGATGCAGCAATGACGTATGGTCATGTGGCTTCGCTCCTTGCCATGAAAATAGCGCTATCAAAGCTTGAGAGGTGGAGGAAAGAGGTCCACGTTGAGGTTCGTCCGATAATAGGAGTTGGTTTACTACCATTTAGAGGTCACTTGGCCCCATGGAATGTGAGAAACTTTGTTGAAGAGTACAAAGGCTATTACACGGTTACCATACAGAGCGGTTTAAGGTACGATATCCCTCACGAAGAAAGTGTGAAGGTAATAAGGTACGTGAAGAGTGAGTCTGGAAGCAGTCCAGTAGTCTACGATGCTCAAGAGGAGAAGGAGCTTGTTGATGCCATAAAGGTCTTTGCCCGAAGCTATTTTGAAGTAATGTTAGAAATGGCAACCACGATTTGCTTGATAGCTGACATCATACCAGAGAGGAGAGACAGGGTACCAAGAGAGAGTTATTCGAGGTCTGTTGTAGGACCCCTAAAATTAATTGCCGATAGAATGCTGTATGAGAAGTTACCTACTCGTGAAGTTAAGCTCCCTAGAGCGATAAAGTTCACCGCAGCCTGTTACATGCTCGGAGTCCCTCCAGCAATCTTAGGTACTGGAAGGGCGTTGAGGGCATTGAGACTCGAGAAGGGAGAGGGGTTCGTTGAGGAATTAACTAAGAAGTACATTAAGGGTCTTAGAGACGATATGGCTTTTGAGTTCAACTTCTTGAACTTAGATGTTGCTAAGGAGAGGTTGAGCCCAAGCACCTTCACTAAAATAGTGGAGGACGTAGAGGAGATTTCTCGCTACTTAGAAGTGAATCAAGGAGATGTCGATGAGAGGGGGCTACAACATTCACTATTGGTAAAGATGTTCTGGGAGAAGATTGGGAGGCAAGAGGCAGCAGAATACGCATTAAAGGCAGGAGTTATTAGGGGTTCTCTAGGCTAA
- a CDS encoding CDC48 family AAA ATPase — protein sequence MSGKTSSSVVLRVAEARARDVGRGIARVDPSAMSQLGINTGDVIEIVGKKKTVAICWPGYPEDYGKGIIRIDGYVRRNAGVSIDDKVTIKLATVKKAERVVLAPTEPLRIIGAEDYIRHLLDGRAITRGDYVSIGIMGRTVDFIVTSINPPADAVIVTPETQVVISEKVEKAPKAIPRVTYEDIGGLKDAIQKIREMVELPLRHPELFQRLGIEPPKGVLLYGPPGCGKTLLAKAVANETNAQFYAISGPEIMSKFYGESEERLRQIFKEAEENAPSIIFIDEIDAIAPKREEVTGEVEKRVVAQLLTLMDGLESRGRVVVIAATNRPNAIDPALRRPGRFDREIEIGVPDKQGRLEILQIHTRNMPLAEDVDLNKLAEMTHGFTGADLAALCKEAAMRALRRVLPEINLEAESIPAEVLNKLIVTMQDFLDALKDIEPSALREVYVEVPNVRWSDIGGLEEAKQALKEAVEWPLKYPEIFEKANIKPPKGILLYGPPGTGKTLLAKAVANESEANFISVKGPEIFSKWVGESERAIREIFRKARQAAPCVIFIDEIDAIAPRRGGDIGDAHVTDRVVNQLLTELDGIEELRGVVVIAATNRPDIVDPALLRPGRFDRLIYVPPPDAKAREEIFKIHLRGKPLGPDVNIQKLVSLTEGYTGADIAALCNTAAMIALRDFLSKYPEPEEAKKHVDELKITSSHFEEALKKIKPMSKAEYELYMQRIRDFTEKLSTYHA from the coding sequence GTGAGCGGCAAGACCTCAAGTTCGGTTGTTCTACGAGTTGCAGAGGCAAGAGCCCGTGATGTGGGTAGGGGCATAGCTAGAGTAGACCCTTCAGCGATGTCTCAACTGGGCATAAATACCGGCGACGTCATAGAGATAGTGGGGAAAAAGAAGACTGTGGCGATATGCTGGCCCGGTTATCCAGAGGACTACGGCAAGGGGATAATAAGGATAGATGGCTACGTAAGGCGGAACGCTGGCGTCAGCATAGACGATAAAGTTACCATAAAGCTTGCAACAGTTAAGAAAGCTGAGAGGGTGGTCCTAGCACCTACGGAGCCATTAAGGATAATTGGGGCTGAGGACTATATAAGACACTTACTTGATGGAAGGGCCATTACTAGGGGGGACTACGTATCCATAGGCATCATGGGAAGGACCGTTGACTTCATAGTAACATCGATCAACCCACCTGCCGACGCCGTCATAGTGACGCCGGAAACTCAGGTAGTAATAAGCGAGAAGGTGGAGAAGGCGCCCAAGGCAATACCAAGGGTGACATACGAGGACATAGGGGGGCTTAAGGACGCCATCCAAAAGATTAGGGAAATGGTCGAGCTACCATTGAGACACCCAGAGCTGTTTCAGAGGCTTGGCATTGAGCCACCTAAAGGAGTTTTACTTTACGGTCCTCCTGGGTGCGGTAAGACGCTTCTAGCGAAAGCTGTTGCAAATGAGACCAACGCACAGTTCTACGCTATTAGCGGTCCTGAGATAATGAGCAAGTTCTACGGTGAGAGCGAGGAGAGACTAAGACAGATATTCAAGGAAGCTGAAGAGAATGCCCCCTCAATCATATTCATAGACGAGATAGATGCTATTGCTCCTAAGCGTGAAGAAGTGACCGGGGAAGTGGAGAAGAGGGTTGTAGCACAATTGTTGACGCTAATGGACGGGCTTGAAAGTCGTGGCAGGGTTGTGGTCATAGCTGCTACCAATAGGCCCAACGCCATAGACCCCGCTTTGAGGAGGCCTGGGAGGTTCGATAGAGAGATAGAGATTGGGGTCCCAGATAAACAAGGTAGACTAGAGATACTTCAAATACACACGAGGAACATGCCGTTGGCGGAGGACGTGGACCTGAATAAGCTAGCTGAGATGACCCACGGATTTACCGGCGCTGACCTAGCAGCTCTATGCAAAGAAGCCGCTATGAGGGCTTTGAGAAGGGTGTTACCAGAAATAAACCTAGAGGCAGAGAGCATACCGGCTGAGGTTCTTAACAAGCTAATAGTAACGATGCAAGACTTCCTCGATGCACTTAAAGATATCGAGCCCTCGGCCCTTAGAGAAGTCTACGTCGAGGTACCTAACGTCAGATGGAGTGATATAGGTGGATTAGAGGAGGCTAAGCAAGCTTTAAAAGAGGCTGTTGAATGGCCTTTAAAGTACCCTGAAATATTTGAGAAAGCAAACATTAAGCCTCCTAAGGGCATACTGCTCTATGGTCCTCCTGGAACGGGCAAAACCTTGTTAGCAAAAGCTGTTGCAAATGAGTCTGAGGCCAACTTCATAAGCGTGAAGGGACCTGAGATATTCAGTAAGTGGGTTGGAGAGAGCGAGAGAGCTATAAGAGAAATCTTCAGGAAGGCACGTCAAGCAGCGCCCTGTGTTATCTTTATCGACGAGATAGATGCAATAGCACCAAGGAGAGGCGGTGACATTGGCGATGCGCACGTAACGGATAGGGTCGTCAATCAGTTGTTGACAGAGCTGGATGGTATTGAGGAGCTTAGAGGAGTGGTCGTCATAGCTGCAACAAATAGACCAGACATAGTGGACCCTGCGCTCTTGAGGCCTGGAAGATTTGACAGGCTAATCTACGTGCCACCACCCGATGCCAAAGCGAGGGAGGAGATATTCAAGATTCATCTAAGGGGAAAACCTTTAGGCCCTGACGTCAACATCCAGAAGCTCGTAAGCTTAACAGAGGGCTACACAGGAGCCGATATAGCTGCGCTATGCAATACTGCAGCCATGATAGCTCTCCGCGACTTCTTGAGCAAGTATCCGGAGCCTGAGGAGGCCAAGAAACACGTGGATGAGCTTAAGATAACTTCATCGCACTTCGAAGAGGCGCTGAAAAAAATCAAGCCCATGTCAAAGGCTGAGTACGAGCTGTACATGCAACGCATAAGAGACTTTACAGAGAAATTGTCCACGTACCATGCTTAG
- a CDS encoding Hsp20/alpha crystallin family protein, translating to MWWRPRRISRIFDEIEREFEEIEEMIDRMIRTFMRAPREVGEVVVEGPYCYGFSITIGPDGRPIIQEFGNVRPSRWGVERSDVRRPYVETHVDSKTGELKVIAELPGVDKDSIKVNATEDMVTIRAEQGDRKYYAEVKLPERVDPATAKASYRNGVLEVVLKLKEKVKEERGYEVKIE from the coding sequence ATGTGGTGGAGACCTAGAAGGATCTCAAGAATCTTCGATGAAATCGAGAGGGAATTTGAGGAGATAGAGGAGATGATCGACAGAATGATAAGGACCTTCATGAGAGCGCCAAGAGAGGTTGGCGAGGTAGTCGTTGAAGGACCTTACTGCTATGGCTTCAGCATAACGATAGGACCTGATGGAAGGCCAATAATACAGGAGTTCGGTAACGTCAGACCATCGCGGTGGGGCGTTGAGAGAAGCGACGTCAGGAGACCCTACGTTGAGACCCATGTAGATTCAAAGACCGGTGAGCTTAAGGTCATAGCGGAGCTTCCAGGGGTTGACAAGGATTCGATTAAAGTGAACGCCACGGAGGACATGGTGACGATAAGAGCAGAGCAAGGAGATAGAAAGTACTACGCCGAAGTCAAGCTTCCCGAGAGAGTAGATCCGGCAACCGCTAAGGCAAGCTACAGGAATGGTGTGCTTGAAGTAGTGCTAAAGCTTAAAGAGAAAGTGAAAGAAGAGAGGGGTTACGAGGTTAAGATTGAGTAA
- a CDS encoding helix-turn-helix domain-containing protein, which yields MARRILSLLEVLGNETRRKILELLAMEPKYLLQLSRELNVSQQAVLKHINVLMRAGLIRSYEVKAGSLGPSRKYYELVRPISLSINVFKGYSEVEVHDIVDEVPDHFRDVLAILERRIEEGEELDEILSEVKNVIQAIDRELQEVRSRERVLLNAKCKVLNFVYEVLEQLGIPAVKRRSIISALMD from the coding sequence GTGGCTCGCCGCATATTGAGTCTACTTGAAGTCTTAGGGAACGAGACGCGCAGAAAGATATTAGAGCTTTTAGCTATGGAGCCCAAGTACTTGCTTCAATTATCAAGAGAACTTAATGTTAGCCAACAAGCCGTGCTTAAGCACATAAATGTGCTGATGCGCGCAGGGTTAATAAGATCTTACGAAGTTAAAGCAGGCTCCTTAGGTCCATCAAGAAAGTACTACGAGCTCGTTAGGCCAATATCTCTATCTATTAACGTGTTCAAGGGCTATAGTGAGGTGGAAGTTCACGATATCGTAGATGAGGTCCCCGACCACTTTAGAGATGTCTTGGCGATATTGGAGAGGAGGATTGAGGAGGGTGAGGAACTTGATGAAATATTATCTGAGGTGAAGAATGTAATACAAGCGATAGATAGAGAGCTGCAGGAAGTTAGGTCTAGGGAAAGGGTGCTATTGAATGCTAAGTGTAAGGTGCTAAACTTCGTATACGAGGTATTAGAACAATTAGGCATTCCGGCTGTTAAGCGTAGGAGCATTATTAGTGCTTTAATGGATTAG
- a CDS encoding 50S ribosomal protein L30, producing the protein MTKKLYAVIRLRGRIGVPPDIKLTLRSLNLTRRNHCTIVEATPSIEGMLEKVSGYVTYGEVSEEALAALLERRGRLRGDERLTIDHIKKLGFESFRDLAKAILEGRVSIRDIPNLKPVFRLHPPSGGFKGTIKKPFEQRGELGYRGSAINELLLRMI; encoded by the coding sequence ATGACGAAGAAGCTGTACGCCGTCATAAGGCTTCGAGGTCGTATTGGAGTCCCTCCAGACATAAAGCTCACACTTCGCTCACTGAACCTCACGAGGAGGAATCACTGCACAATAGTTGAAGCGACACCATCAATTGAAGGGATGTTAGAGAAGGTCTCAGGTTACGTAACGTATGGAGAGGTGAGCGAGGAAGCATTAGCAGCTCTATTGGAAAGGAGGGGTAGGTTGAGAGGTGATGAGCGTCTAACGATCGATCACATCAAGAAGCTGGGGTTCGAGAGCTTCAGAGACTTAGCTAAAGCAATACTTGAAGGTAGGGTAAGTATACGTGACATACCCAACTTAAAACCAGTTTTCAGGTTGCACCCACCCTCTGGAGGATTTAAGGGGACGATAAAGAAGCCTTTTGAGCAAAGAGGAGAACTTGGCTATAGGGGTTCAGCAATAAACGAGCTCTTATTAAGAATGATTTAG
- a CDS encoding 50S ribosomal protein L18, with protein MVKRKAIRRVPFRRRRKGLTDYRLRLKMLLSRKPLLVVRKTNTQIIVQIVKPEVKGDVVLAQATGRELKVKFGWPASGKNTPAAYLAGYLAGLRAIKAGVKEAILYIGLHRAVKGARVFAALKGALDAGLKVPHSPEVLPSEDRIRGLHIAEYARLLRESNPTTFEKRFSAYLRSGFNPEKIVEAFESVKKRIEESLLQAIERK; from the coding sequence TTGGTAAAGAGGAAGGCCATAAGACGCGTTCCTTTTAGGAGAAGGAGGAAAGGTCTAACAGACTATCGATTAAGGTTGAAAATGCTGCTTTCCCGTAAGCCGTTGTTGGTGGTCAGGAAGACCAACACCCAGATAATAGTCCAAATCGTGAAGCCTGAAGTCAAGGGAGACGTAGTCCTAGCTCAAGCAACTGGTAGAGAGCTGAAAGTTAAGTTTGGCTGGCCTGCTTCAGGTAAGAATACTCCTGCAGCTTACTTAGCCGGCTATCTTGCAGGGTTAAGAGCGATAAAGGCTGGAGTCAAGGAAGCCATCCTTTACATAGGTCTGCACAGGGCGGTAAAGGGGGCTAGGGTCTTTGCAGCCTTGAAGGGGGCGTTGGATGCAGGTCTTAAAGTCCCCCACAGTCCGGAAGTTCTTCCATCCGAAGACAGGATTCGAGGTTTGCACATAGCTGAATACGCAAGGCTTCTCAGAGAGAGTAACCCAACGACCTTTGAGAAGCGCTTCTCAGCTTATCTTAGATCTGGCTTCAACCCAGAGAAGATCGTTGAGGCCTTTGAAAGCGTGAAGAAGAGAATAGAGGAGTCTTTATTGCAAGCAATAGAGAGGAAATGA
- a CDS encoding 50S ribosomal protein L19e gives MNLSIVRRLAAEVLGVGESRVYIDPSRLDEAASAVTKEDVRKLIEKGVISAKPVRGTSRARARLRRLKKRKGLRRGEGSRKGSVANLEKRLWIARVRALRKYLKLLRDKKMIDVKAYRRLYKLIKGGVFHSRAHLKEYIKEQGLLRRV, from the coding sequence ATGAACCTTAGCATCGTCAGAAGGCTTGCGGCAGAAGTTTTAGGTGTAGGTGAGAGCAGGGTCTACATAGACCCATCAAGGCTTGACGAGGCAGCGTCAGCTGTTACGAAGGAGGACGTCAGAAAGCTCATCGAGAAAGGGGTGATATCAGCTAAACCGGTCAGAGGGACTAGTAGAGCTAGAGCAAGACTTAGACGCCTTAAGAAGCGTAAAGGTTTGAGGAGAGGCGAAGGTTCTCGTAAGGGCTCCGTGGCTAACTTGGAGAAGAGGCTTTGGATTGCTAGAGTAAGAGCCCTTAGAAAGTACCTCAAGCTATTGAGAGACAAGAAGATGATAGATGTGAAAGCATATAGAAGGCTCTACAAGCTCATCAAGGGGGGAGTTTTTCATAGCAGAGCCCACTTAAAGGAGTACATAAAGGAGCAAGGCCTTCTAAGGAGGGTTTAA
- a CDS encoding 50S ribosomal protein L32e, which yields MSAKLANVKRRLLKLRLKMNRTRIEFRRLDTLGLKRIDKERWRRPRGIDNKMKLSRKGYLPLVRVGYRNPKLVRGLHPSGLIEVLVRRPQDLDGLDPKIHCVRIAHTVGRKKRLQIIEKAKSMGLRILNPVGVEG from the coding sequence ATGTCCGCGAAACTGGCGAACGTTAAGAGGAGACTCCTCAAGTTGAGGTTGAAGATGAATAGGACTAGGATAGAATTTAGAAGGTTAGACACGTTAGGGCTCAAGAGGATTGATAAAGAGCGCTGGAGAAGGCCTAGAGGGATAGACAACAAGATGAAGCTGAGTAGGAAAGGCTACCTGCCTCTAGTTAGGGTAGGCTATCGTAATCCCAAGTTGGTTAGAGGTCTTCACCCCTCTGGCTTAATCGAGGTCTTAGTTCGCAGGCCACAGGACTTAGACGGCCTAGATCCTAAGATTCATTGTGTAAGGATAGCTCACACGGTGGGGAGGAAGAAGAGACTGCAAATAATAGAGAAGGCGAAGAGTATGGGGCTTAGGATCCTTAACCCGGTTGGTGTTGAAGGATGA
- a CDS encoding 50S ribosomal protein L6, which produces MKLLYYPYVVEKVSIPEGVEVKIEGPSKITVKGPKGSLTKDFSHARICLRVEGNQVLVESYIKGRRGKSVCGTVASHIRNMIIGVTEGFVYKLKIVYSHFPMTVKVEGDKVVIENFMGEKSKRIAKIVGKVKVQVKGDEVIVEGADLEQVSQTAANIERATKIRGYDPRVFMDGIYIYERKGKSIV; this is translated from the coding sequence ATGAAGCTCCTCTACTATCCATATGTGGTTGAAAAGGTCAGCATTCCGGAAGGCGTGGAGGTAAAGATAGAGGGCCCTTCAAAGATCACCGTTAAGGGGCCCAAGGGCTCTTTAACCAAGGACTTCTCTCATGCTAGGATCTGCTTGAGAGTGGAGGGGAATCAAGTTCTCGTCGAATCCTACATCAAGGGTAGGAGAGGTAAGAGTGTATGTGGAACTGTTGCATCCCACATCAGGAACATGATCATCGGCGTTACTGAGGGCTTTGTCTATAAGCTCAAGATAGTGTACTCTCACTTCCCTATGACTGTTAAGGTTGAAGGCGACAAGGTTGTTATAGAGAACTTCATGGGTGAGAAGTCTAAGAGGATAGCTAAGATAGTGGGCAAAGTGAAGGTACAAGTTAAAGGTGATGAAGTAATAGTTGAAGGAGCAGACTTGGAGCAAGTATCTCAAACCGCAGCTAATATAGAGAGAGCAACTAAGATAAGAGGTTATGATCCGAGGGTATTCATGGACGGAATCTACATATACGAGCGTAAGGGCAAGAGCATTGTCTAG
- a CDS encoding 30S ribosomal protein S8: MTMNDPLANALTTIKNCEMRAKSEALIMPASKLIANVLRVMLKYGYIGNFEYIDDGRFGKIRVQLLGRINNCGVIKPRFPVKKDEYEKWEKRYLPSHDVGLLIVSTPKGVMSHREAKELGTGGVLLAYVY, translated from the coding sequence ATGACCATGAACGACCCCCTTGCCAACGCCTTGACGACCATAAAGAACTGTGAGATGAGAGCTAAAAGCGAAGCCCTCATAATGCCCGCCTCGAAATTAATAGCTAACGTGCTTAGAGTCATGTTGAAGTACGGTTACATAGGCAACTTTGAGTACATAGACGATGGCAGGTTCGGTAAGATAAGAGTTCAATTGCTAGGCAGGATCAATAACTGTGGAGTCATAAAGCCCAGGTTCCCGGTTAAGAAGGATGAGTACGAAAAATGGGAGAAGAGGTACCTTCCGTCACACGATGTCGGTCTCCTCATAGTCTCAACACCCAAAGGTGTTATGTCGCACAGAGAAGCTAAAGAACTTGGGACAGGTGGAGTGCTACTTGCCTACGTCTATTAG
- a CDS encoding 30S ribosomal protein S14 — protein sequence MGKYRPPKERKFGKGSRRCRICGTHEALIRKYNLMICRRCFREVAPKLGFKKYS from the coding sequence TTGGGCAAGTATAGACCACCAAAAGAGAGAAAGTTTGGTAAAGGTAGTAGGCGTTGTAGGATCTGTGGTACTCATGAAGCTTTGATTCGTAAGTACAATCTCATGATATGTAGGCGTTGCTTCAGAGAAGTAGCCCCTAAGCTCGGCTTCAAGAAGTACTCGTGA
- a CDS encoding 50S ribosomal protein L5 codes for MSENVMRRLRIAKVVVNMAVGVSGEKLAKAAQVLEYLTGQKPSFRKAKKTIKEFGIKRGENIACIVTLTKDKALDFLKRALAALDFKIKRSSFDEHGNFSFGIKEHIALPGVKYDPSLGVFGFDVCVTLERPGFRVARRRRKRSKIGKNHRITREEGIRFAQEVLGVKVI; via the coding sequence ATGAGCGAGAACGTTATGAGGAGGCTTAGGATAGCTAAGGTCGTGGTGAACATGGCCGTGGGGGTTTCAGGTGAAAAGCTAGCTAAAGCAGCTCAAGTCTTGGAATACTTAACGGGCCAAAAGCCTAGCTTTAGGAAGGCCAAGAAGACCATCAAGGAGTTTGGGATAAAGAGGGGGGAGAACATAGCTTGCATCGTCACGTTAACCAAGGACAAAGCCTTAGACTTCTTAAAGAGAGCACTTGCAGCCCTAGACTTTAAGATTAAGAGATCTTCGTTTGATGAGCATGGAAACTTTTCATTTGGAATAAAAGAGCACATAGCTTTACCTGGCGTAAAGTACGATCCTTCTTTAGGAGTATTTGGATTTGATGTTTGCGTTACGCTTGAAAGGCCAGGTTTTCGCGTGGCAAGAAGGCGTAGAAAGCGATCGAAGATAGGAAAGAATCATAGGATAACGAGGGAGGAAGGTATAAGATTTGCGCAAGAGGTTCTTGGTGTGAAGGTCATATGA
- a CDS encoding 30S ribosomal protein S4e, whose product MTKKSKSRGLKRYAMPAWWPVPVKEYVWAPKPSPGPHSLERSIPLLIVLRDILKLAESAREVKYILRSGAVKVDGVVRKDYRFPVGLMDVIEIEKENLVFRLLSRPGKFLDLVPIPENEKHFKLCRIENKTTVKGGHIQLNLHDGSNILVRVSNPQKPVEDVYRTFDVVKVSLPDRNILEHYPFEPGNLALVISGKKVGRIGRIVEVKGGPMRENKIVTLEHENERFDVGYLTVFVIGRDSPAITLG is encoded by the coding sequence ATGACCAAGAAGTCTAAGTCCAGGGGTTTAAAGCGTTACGCTATGCCTGCATGGTGGCCAGTTCCAGTAAAGGAGTACGTATGGGCTCCAAAACCATCACCTGGACCTCACTCCCTCGAAAGGTCGATACCACTCTTGATAGTGTTGAGGGATATTCTTAAACTGGCCGAGAGTGCGAGGGAGGTTAAGTACATATTGAGGTCCGGAGCCGTGAAGGTTGACGGTGTGGTGAGGAAGGATTATCGGTTTCCCGTAGGTCTCATGGACGTGATAGAGATAGAGAAGGAAAACCTGGTCTTCAGGTTGCTGTCCAGGCCAGGCAAGTTCTTAGATTTAGTTCCGATACCTGAAAATGAAAAGCACTTCAAACTTTGTAGAATAGAGAACAAGACAACCGTGAAGGGAGGCCACATACAGCTGAACCTTCACGATGGAAGCAACATTCTAGTCAGGGTGTCGAACCCTCAAAAACCCGTAGAGGACGTATACAGGACGTTTGACGTCGTTAAGGTTTCGCTCCCTGATCGCAACATCTTGGAGCACTACCCCTTTGAGCCTGGCAATCTAGCGTTAGTCATAAGCGGAAAGAAGGTCGGTAGGATAGGTAGGATTGTTGAGGTCAAAGGAGGACCTATGAGGGAAAACAAGATAGTTACCCTTGAACACGAGAACGAGAGGTTCGACGTTGGCTACTTAACAGTGTTCGTGATAGGGAGGGATTCGCCTGCCATAACCTTGGGGTGA
- the rplX gene encoding 50S ribosomal protein L24 has protein sequence MHIKTKQPRKQRRLLYQAPNHVRHKMMSAHLSEELRKQYPFRSLPLRTGDVVTVMRGDHKGHTGKVIRLDHKKFRIYIEGLVRKKVDGSEVPIPIHPSKVEIIRLNLDDKWRKKIIERKMAAKATT, from the coding sequence GTGCACATAAAGACCAAGCAACCGAGGAAGCAGAGGCGTCTGCTGTATCAAGCACCAAACCACGTTAGGCACAAGATGATGTCAGCTCACCTATCTGAAGAGCTCAGGAAGCAATACCCATTCCGATCGTTGCCCTTAAGGACCGGTGACGTGGTCACGGTAATGAGGGGGGATCACAAGGGTCATACCGGGAAGGTAATAAGGTTGGATCATAAGAAGTTCAGGATCTACATAGAAGGTTTGGTTAGGAAGAAGGTTGATGGATCTGAGGTCCCAATTCCAATTCATCCTTCAAAGGTCGAGATTATTAGGCTCAACTTAGATGACAAGTGGAGGAAGAAGATAATTGAGAGGAAGATGGCGGCTAAAGCAACGACATAA
- a CDS encoding 50S ribosomal protein L14 yields MAKRGPKVAAGITYRPKITPSLFPGSRIKCADNSGAQEVAMIGVIGGKTRHRRLVGAGVGDMIIVSVKKGTPELRKQIMRAIVIRQKRPFRRPNGQWVQFEDNAVVIVTEDGNPKGTEIRGPVAREAAERWPRVAALATLIV; encoded by the coding sequence ATGGCTAAGCGAGGACCTAAAGTAGCTGCTGGGATAACTTACAGGCCCAAGATAACTCCATCCCTCTTCCCAGGCTCTAGGATAAAGTGTGCGGACAATAGTGGAGCGCAAGAGGTCGCTATGATAGGCGTGATTGGAGGGAAAACTAGGCATAGAAGGCTTGTAGGAGCTGGAGTAGGAGATATGATAATAGTCTCAGTGAAGAAGGGGACGCCCGAGTTAAGGAAGCAAATCATGAGGGCGATAGTGATAAGGCAGAAGAGACCCTTCAGGAGACCTAACGGTCAGTGGGTCCAGTTCGAGGACAACGCGGTAGTCATAGTCACAGAAGACGGTAATCCCAAGGGGACCGAGATAAGAGGACCGGTGGCTCGCGAAGCAGCCGAGAGGTGGCCTCGAGTAGCAGCCCTAGCAACGTTGATAGTTTGA
- a CDS encoding 30S ribosomal protein S17, whose amino-acid sequence MGKAVKTRNIGIPGVKSPERTCSDPCCPYHGTLSVRGKILEGTIVSMKMKATATILHEYEVYVKKYERYERRRRKIHAHLPPCLDVKVGDRVVIGECRPLAKTVSFVVLGKPIS is encoded by the coding sequence ATGGGCAAGGCTGTGAAGACGAGGAACATAGGGATACCCGGAGTCAAATCCCCAGAGAGAACTTGTAGCGATCCTTGTTGCCCCTATCATGGCACCCTATCTGTTCGAGGTAAGATATTGGAGGGCACCATAGTGAGCATGAAGATGAAGGCTACGGCCACTATATTGCACGAGTACGAGGTCTACGTGAAGAAGTATGAGAGGTACGAGAGGAGGAGGCGAAAGATACACGCACATCTACCACCATGCCTTGACGTAAAGGTTGGCGATAGGGTCGTAATAGGGGAGTGTAGACCTCTCGCTAAAACCGTAAGCTTTGTGGTCTTAGGTAAGCCTATCTCCTAG